GCGACGGACTGATTTGAAATCGCTCGCACCAGCCGGTTTTGTACAGCGCCCACAGCTCCCCGTCCCGCCGTCACCAAGGCAATGGCGCTGTTGATAGAATCCAAAGCGGTCAAAGCGGCTCCTGCGGTTGTTACGGAAAGACTGTCAATGCTCAGGCTGGAAGCGGTGATAGCCTGGAGGTTGACCTCGGTATTGAGGTTGATACTACTGTTTGAGGTGCTGTCGATGCCGATCTGAATCAGAATCTGATTGTCACCGGCTACCGAAGACGCCAGGGAACCATCGACCAGTTTCTGACCGTTAAACTCAGTGGTTGCCGCGATTCGGTCGATTTCGTTTCTAAGCGCTGTGAATTCCAGCTGAATGGTTGCGCGTTCCGTGGACCCTACGGTTCCGGTGGCGGCCTGTGAAGACAGCTCGCGGAGACGGATAAGAATCGACGATTGTTCGTTCAGGGCGCCTTCTGTAACGTTGATAA
The Nitrospinota bacterium DNA segment above includes these coding regions:
- a CDS encoding flagellin — translated: MPVRVFNNIASLNAQRILGSNNDRLAQSVERIASGIRINRGADDAAGLAISEALRSDIRALRQGIRNANDGISLINVTEGALNEQSSILIRLRELSSQAATGTVGSTERATIQLEFTALRNEIDRIAATTEFNGQKLVDGSLASSVAGDNQILIQIGIDSTSNSSINLNTEVNLQAITASSLSIDSLSVTTAGAALTALDSINSAIALVTAGRGAVGAVQNRLVRAISNQSVAVENLQAAESSIRDADIAEEVATLTRNQILVQTATAMVGQANLIPQSVLQLLG